From one bacterium genomic stretch:
- a CDS encoding response regulator, which produces MAKNVNLLIVDDDISILETVGDIFQDRGYNVAMVENGQRAIKLVNRRYFDVVLMDVSMPGINGLETYKEVKRIIPTAAVIMMTADSKEELVKKSIEEGAYTVIYKPFNVKKVIKVVEEALKKPVILIVDDRVEDRETLKDILAGRGYRIVLAKDGYEAAGFAEKGSFDVILLDIKMPGMNGIKTMERIKEFRPEAGIIMMTAYSMEEFVEDSLRKGAYTCLFKPIDVEKMLEAIQKVRDLGKKFGREEQVEILIVDDDANYRETVADILEDDGYKVSKVETGTASIEEVKKKFFNVVLVDFRLADITGLELAKKIKAIDKNTYIILVTGHASLETALKAIEMREEIYGFVVKGGGRDPGQLKWTIKSALREQRLTWDKMEAEDELRRANRRLEELSITDDLTGIYNRRHFYEKLSEMTARAKRYKLPLSLLMFDVDHFKAYNDTRGHLTGNRVLERVGRIVSEEIREVDWGFRYGGDEFTVILPETSKKDATIVAERIRKAFEKSKFDETTLSIGVAQYDLKNNLDILIKHADESMYKAKNQGGNRTETYGM; this is translated from the coding sequence ATGGCTAAAAATGTCAATCTCTTGATTGTGGACGATGACATAAGCATATTGGAAACAGTAGGCGATATCTTTCAGGACAGGGGATATAATGTGGCTATGGTAGAAAATGGACAAAGAGCGATTAAATTAGTAAACAGGAGATATTTTGATGTTGTTCTTATGGACGTAAGCATGCCAGGCATAAACGGCTTGGAGACTTACAAAGAGGTAAAGAGAATTATCCCCACTGCTGCAGTGATAATGATGACCGCAGACAGCAAAGAGGAATTGGTGAAAAAATCTATAGAAGAAGGCGCCTATACTGTTATTTATAAACCGTTTAATGTTAAAAAAGTCATAAAAGTTGTTGAGGAAGCTTTGAAAAAACCTGTAATTCTAATAGTAGATGATAGAGTAGAAGATCGGGAAACTTTAAAGGATATATTGGCTGGGAGGGGATACAGGATCGTCCTGGCGAAAGATGGGTATGAAGCGGCGGGGTTTGCGGAAAAAGGTAGTTTCGATGTAATTCTCTTAGATATAAAGATGCCCGGGATGAATGGCATCAAAACCATGGAGAGGATTAAAGAATTTAGACCGGAAGCGGGAATAATAATGATGACTGCCTATTCTATGGAGGAATTTGTAGAAGATTCTCTCAGAAAGGGAGCTTATACCTGTCTGTTTAAGCCAATTGATGTGGAAAAAATGTTAGAAGCTATCCAGAAAGTTCGTGACTTGGGTAAAAAATTCGGAAGAGAAGAACAGGTTGAGATATTAATAGTGGATGACGATGCAAATTATAGAGAGACAGTCGCTGATATCCTCGAGGATGATGGTTATAAGGTTTCCAAGGTGGAAACAGGAACAGCTTCAATTGAGGAAGTTAAAAAGAAGTTCTTCAATGTGGTTCTGGTCGACTTCAGACTGGCCGATATCACTGGTTTGGAATTAGCTAAGAAAATCAAGGCGATAGACAAAAACACTTATATTATATTGGTTACGGGACATGCTTCTTTGGAAACAGCATTGAAAGCTATTGAGATGAGAGAAGAGATTTATGGTTTCGTCGTCAAGGGTGGAGGACGTGACCCTGGACAACTTAAGTGGACAATAAAGAGTGCCCTGCGAGAGCAAAGACTTACCTGGGATAAGATGGAAGCGGAAGACGAGTTGAGAAGGGCAAACAGGAGATTAGAGGAACTCTCGATTACTGATGATTTAACAGGAATATATAATCGCAGACATTTTTACGAAAAACTTTCAGAGATGACAGCCAGGGCTAAACGCTACAAGCTTCCCCTTTCTTTATTGATGTTTGATGTGGACCATTTCAAAGCCTATAACGATACCCGTGGTCATCTGACTGGAAATAGGGTGCTGGAAAGAGTGGGAAGAATAGTTTCCGAGGAAATCCGGGAAGTTGATTGGGGATTTCGCTATGGGGGGGATGAATTTACTGTGATTCTGCCAGAAACATCCAAAAAAGATGCAACAATAGTAGCTGAGAGGATTAGAAAGGCTTTTGAGAAAAGTAAGTTCGATGAGACAACCTTAAGTATAGGTGTTGCTCAATACGACCTCAAAAACAATTTGGATATCCTAATAAAACATGCTGATGAATCAATGTATAAAGCGAAAAATCAGGGGGGGAATAGAACTGAGACTTACGGAATGTAG
- a CDS encoding ATP-binding protein — protein MIKKVRLFHKFALIMTLLVVVPLLIQGIRMININREALEVSVLETHSKLAQAIAEDIDDYVSGLNLDLAFVLAFEKFPKMSWQEKMKVLLSVLSRYEDFILISMLDKKGDEVIKAHNPSFLQESSRLISRSKEPAFIEAKMTGVPQMGDIYYEDDLPRINVVYPLEAEYEYVFVTATLSKLWRKIGGVRIGKTGFAFLIDSEGRTIFHPESERAINFEKATELLIVRQALTEIGGPIGVDVSGEGFPNENGTGMVGAYAWAESLDWGVIMQQAKSEAYSSIARMKRNAVLWIALSILGSVFIAFYLAKSLSRPILELIVGAEKLGEGDFSHEVKVNTRDEISTLANTFNFMVKKLKEFQEQLVLREKLAAIGQMASVVGHEIRNPLGVINNAIYYIRTKFEMSFGKELDPKIQKHIGIIEKEIVVSNKIISDLLGFSRTRPPMAQPLDLNRIIEDSLSAVSIPETVKVEIDLSLELPPTLVNPDEIRQVFINLINNAWQAMPEGGTLKIRSYIEEEMAQVEVTDTGCGISPENMKKLFTPFFSTKTKGTGLGLAAVQRILERHKGKIKVRSRVEQGTTFIVSLPLAK, from the coding sequence ATGATAAAAAAGGTCAGATTGTTTCACAAGTTCGCCTTAATTATGACACTTCTGGTAGTAGTGCCTTTACTCATTCAGGGAATTAGGATGATTAATATTAACCGTGAAGCTCTAGAGGTTTCGGTTCTGGAGACTCACAGCAAACTGGCGCAAGCGATAGCAGAAGATATTGATGACTATGTCTCAGGACTTAATTTAGACTTGGCTTTTGTTCTGGCTTTTGAAAAATTTCCCAAGATGTCCTGGCAGGAGAAAATGAAGGTTCTGCTTTCCGTTCTTTCCCGTTATGAGGATTTCATTCTCATCTCCATGCTGGATAAAAAGGGTGATGAAGTGATTAAAGCGCATAATCCAAGTTTCCTACAGGAGTCCTCCAGACTAATCAGTAGAAGCAAGGAACCAGCTTTTATCGAAGCCAAAATGACAGGGGTTCCTCAGATGGGGGATATCTATTATGAAGACGATCTACCGCGCATAAATGTGGTTTATCCTCTTGAGGCTGAGTATGAATATGTTTTTGTTACAGCGACTTTAAGTAAGCTCTGGCGGAAGATTGGTGGGGTTAGAATTGGAAAGACGGGATTTGCTTTTCTGATAGATAGTGAAGGCAGAACGATTTTCCACCCGGAATCAGAAAGGGCGATAAATTTTGAGAAAGCGACTGAACTTCTTATTGTCAGGCAAGCTTTAACTGAAATTGGGGGACCTATTGGTGTGGATGTCTCAGGTGAAGGATTTCCTAATGAGAACGGGACAGGAATGGTGGGAGCGTATGCCTGGGCAGAAAGTTTGGATTGGGGAGTAATTATGCAGCAGGCTAAGAGTGAAGCTTATAGTTCTATAGCCCGTATGAAAAGGAATGCCGTCTTGTGGATAGCGCTCAGCATTTTGGGGTCGGTGTTCATAGCCTTCTATTTGGCAAAAAGCTTGAGCCGTCCGATCCTGGAATTGATAGTCGGGGCAGAGAAATTGGGAGAGGGCGATTTTAGTCATGAGGTAAAGGTTAATACGCGTGACGAAATTTCTACTCTGGCAAATACGTTCAATTTTATGGTTAAGAAATTGAAAGAGTTTCAGGAGCAGCTGGTTCTTCGTGAAAAACTGGCTGCGATTGGCCAGATGGCTTCGGTAGTTGGTCACGAAATTCGCAATCCACTGGGCGTGATTAACAATGCTATCTACTATATTAGAACAAAGTTTGAAATGTCTTTTGGAAAAGAACTGGACCCCAAGATTCAAAAACACATTGGAATTATCGAGAAAGAGATTGTTGTTTCTAACAAAATTATTAGTGACCTATTGGGCTTTTCCCGGACCAGGCCGCCGATGGCTCAACCCTTAGATCTCAATAGAATAATCGAGGATTCCCTATCGGCTGTCTCCATTCCTGAAACAGTGAAGGTGGAGATAGATCTCTCTTTAGAGCTTCCTCCTACTCTTGTAAACCCGGATGAGATTCGTCAGGTGTTCATAAATCTTATCAACAATGCCTGGCAGGCCATGCCGGAGGGAGGAACACTTAAAATCCGCAGTTACATTGAAGAGGAGATGGCCCAGGTGGAGGTTACTGATACAGGGTGTGGAATTTCTCCTGAGAATATGAAGAAATTGTTTACTCCTTTCTTTAGTACTAAAACCAAAGGCACCGGGCTGGGATTGGCAGCAGTCCAGAGAATTCTGGAGAGACACAAAGGAAAAATTAAGGTGAGAAGCCGAGTAGAGCAAGGAACTACTTTTATTGTTAGTTTACCACTGGCTAAATGA
- a CDS encoding flagellar motor protein MotB — MADKHRHLLETEEEVTPQATMWVIPYGNLMTILMIFFLVLYAFSFVVSEVRFERIVQSLQKDVGGEVNKEYMERVIKKAREREVTEEMYGLIDEKRLKKFANVKIDKEGIKVIFRSPVIFDLGKAELKPEIISVLNAVARVIKDMPNEIMVGGHTDNKPIVSGEFRSNWELSTARAFSVIRYFIEQGVDSRRLSAIGYGEYRPLYPNDTEEQRAYNRRIEIDIISLK, encoded by the coding sequence ATGGCAGATAAACACAGACATTTACTGGAAACTGAAGAGGAAGTTACGCCACAGGCTACGATGTGGGTTATCCCTTACGGCAATCTGATGACCATTTTGATGATTTTCTTCCTCGTTCTATACGCTTTTTCATTTGTGGTAAGTGAAGTAAGGTTTGAAAGAATAGTCCAGTCGCTTCAGAAAGATGTGGGTGGTGAGGTGAATAAGGAATATATGGAGAGAGTAATTAAGAAGGCAAGGGAGAGAGAAGTGACAGAGGAGATGTATGGGCTTATTGATGAGAAACGCTTAAAGAAGTTTGCTAATGTAAAAATAGATAAGGAAGGAATAAAAGTAATATTTCGTAGTCCTGTCATTTTCGATTTGGGGAAGGCTGAGCTTAAGCCGGAAATAATTTCTGTGTTGAACGCAGTGGCCAGAGTAATTAAAGATATGCCGAATGAAATAATGGTTGGAGGTCATACAGATAATAAACCCATTGTAAGCGGAGAATTCCGTTCTAACTGGGAACTTTCCACAGCCAGAGCTTTTAGCGTGATCCGGTATTTTATTGAACAGGGAGTAGACTCCAGAAGGCTTTCGGCAATAGGCTATGGAGAGTATAGACCACTTTATCCCAATGATACAGAGGAGCAGCGCGCGTATAACCGAAGGATAGAAATTGATATAATCTCCCTAAAGTAA